One stretch of Cyanobacteria bacterium GSL.Bin1 DNA includes these proteins:
- a CDS encoding transposase — protein sequence MIVIEYKVKAKTTQYTAIDEAIRTTQFIRNKALRYWEDNHGATKYDLNKQCKLLAQEFEWAKKLNSQARQSAAERAWSAISRFFDNCKKKVAGKKGYPKYQKNNRSVEYKLTGWKLDPNTKKHITFTDGNGIGRVKLIGSRDIYFYSKEQIRRVRLVRRADGYYCQFCLNVDIKEEVEPTQQAIGLDVGLTDFYTDSKGHKQPNPRFFRKGEEELKRSQRRLSRKHKGSSNRRKARQRLAKKHLRISRQRQEHARRVARCVILSSDVVAYEELQVKNLVKNHNLAQSISDVGWYQFRVWLEYFAQKFGKVTVAVPPHYTSQECSNCGRIVTKSLSTRTHTCKCGCQLDRDENAAINILRKGLRTVGHTGTVGLDSKNAWEDDASTLVGHVLSKQASSQNQESHGKARSLAVGVSISPIAAAG from the coding sequence ATGATTGTCATTGAGTACAAAGTCAAAGCCAAGACAACTCAATATACTGCCATTGATGAAGCAATTCGGACAACTCAGTTCATCCGAAACAAAGCGCTTCGTTACTGGGAAGACAATCATGGTGCGACCAAGTATGACCTGAATAAGCAGTGCAAACTTCTTGCTCAAGAGTTTGAATGGGCAAAAAAGCTCAACTCTCAAGCCAGACAGTCTGCTGCGGAGAGGGCTTGGTCAGCAATTAGTCGATTTTTTGACAATTGCAAAAAGAAAGTAGCTGGTAAAAAGGGATATCCTAAATACCAAAAAAACAACCGTTCAGTTGAATATAAACTGACCGGTTGGAAACTTGACCCCAACACGAAAAAGCACATCACGTTTACTGATGGAAACGGTATTGGTCGAGTGAAACTGATTGGGAGTCGGGATATCTATTTCTATTCCAAAGAACAGATTAGACGAGTGCGGTTAGTTAGACGAGCAGATGGGTATTACTGCCAGTTTTGCCTCAACGTCGATATTAAAGAGGAGGTTGAACCGACTCAACAAGCCATTGGCTTAGATGTTGGCTTAACCGATTTCTATACAGACAGTAAAGGACACAAGCAGCCAAATCCTCGTTTCTTCCGCAAAGGAGAAGAGGAGTTAAAACGCTCCCAACGTCGTCTATCACGCAAACACAAAGGTTCATCTAACCGTAGAAAGGCAAGGCAAAGATTAGCCAAGAAACACCTGAGAATAAGTAGGCAGCGTCAAGAACACGCTCGGAGAGTAGCGCGTTGCGTAATCCTATCTAGCGATGTGGTCGCCTATGAAGAGTTGCAAGTTAAAAACTTGGTCAAGAATCATAACCTTGCTCAATCTATTTCAGATGTTGGTTGGTATCAGTTCCGTGTCTGGTTGGAGTATTTTGCTCAGAAGTTTGGGAAGGTGACGGTGGCTGTTCCACCTCACTACACAAGCCAAGAATGTTCTAATTGTGGACGGATTGTCACGAAATCTCTATCTACACGCACTCATACCTGTAAGTGTGGTTGCCAACTAGATAGAGACGAAAACGCTGCCATCAACATCTTAAGAAAAGGACTCCGTACTGTAGGGCATACAGGAACGGTGGGGCTCGACTCCAAAAACGCTTGGGAAGATGACGCCTCTACTTTGGTAGGACACGTCCTGTCGAAGCAAGCATCGTCGCAGAACCAAGAATCCCACGGCAAAGCGCGTAGCCTAGCCGTGGGAGTGTCAATTAGCCCAATCGCAGCAGCTGGCTAA
- a CDS encoding tetratricopeptide repeat protein has protein sequence MDQNISQLLEKLRDEDETVRQSATAQLWQIWFQQKGIWGLEQLRRAQKLIDQGNLQQAEALLTEVIADNPTFAEARNRRAVLYYLRGEYEKSRADCLQVVQLNQFHFGAWHGLGLCHAALGDYRDAIAAFRKALKIQPYALINQKLILECTAKLSD, from the coding sequence ATGGATCAAAACATCAGCCAGTTATTAGAAAAACTACGAGACGAAGATGAAACGGTACGCCAATCTGCCACGGCTCAACTCTGGCAAATTTGGTTTCAGCAAAAAGGGATTTGGGGATTAGAACAGTTACGACGCGCCCAAAAGCTGATTGATCAAGGGAATTTACAACAAGCGGAAGCACTCCTCACTGAGGTCATTGCAGATAATCCTACCTTTGCCGAAGCTCGGAATCGGCGAGCGGTCTTATATTACCTACGGGGAGAGTATGAAAAATCACGAGCTGACTGTTTGCAAGTGGTGCAGTTGAATCAGTTTCATTTCGGGGCTTGGCATGGTCTCGGGTTGTGTCACGCGGCGTTAGGAGACTACCGTGACGCGATCGCTGCTTTTCGTAAAGCATTGAAAATTCAACCTTATGCCCTCATTAATCAGAAACTCATTTTAGAATGTACAGCAAAACTGAGTGACTAA
- a CDS encoding PIN/TRAM domain-containing protein: MIDVIIVILFVLTAASLGFGSIDLLPDAALESVTNIEALRWIIGSFTAIIGLAVGLTAQTFYRRLEKQIRQTPIEVILTRSVGLAIGLLIANLMLAPIFLFPIPEQLNFVKPLIAILGSVIFGFLGVTLADTHGRTFLRLINPNSMEYLLVAEGTLKSATTKVLDTSCIIDGRIEELLNTGFIEGQLIIPQFVLQELQYLADTANDQKRVRGRRGLDILKRMQQEYPERIVINSSDYDDVYTVDAKLVRFTQEINGVLLTNDYNLNKVADLQKVSVLNVNDLAQAVRPIYLPGDTLELKILKQGKEPEQGVGYLEDGTMVVVEEGQEYVGGELPVVVTSALQTSAGRMIFAKPQTSVPA, encoded by the coding sequence ATGATTGATGTCATCATCGTTATCTTATTCGTTCTTACTGCTGCCAGTTTAGGGTTTGGTAGTATCGACTTACTGCCGGACGCGGCTTTAGAGTCTGTCACCAACATTGAAGCCCTGCGTTGGATTATTGGCAGTTTTACCGCCATTATTGGTTTAGCCGTCGGACTAACCGCGCAAACGTTCTATCGTCGTTTAGAAAAGCAAATTCGCCAAACGCCCATTGAAGTGATCCTGACTCGCTCGGTCGGACTTGCTATTGGGTTGTTGATTGCTAATTTAATGTTAGCCCCCATTTTTCTATTTCCCATTCCCGAACAATTGAACTTTGTTAAACCTTTAATTGCCATTTTAGGGAGTGTCATTTTTGGCTTCCTTGGGGTCACCCTCGCTGACACGCACGGGCGAACCTTTTTACGACTGATTAATCCCAATAGTATGGAATATCTTTTAGTGGCGGAAGGTACCCTCAAATCGGCAACCACAAAGGTCCTCGATACCAGTTGTATTATTGATGGACGTATTGAAGAACTCCTTAATACAGGCTTCATTGAGGGGCAATTGATTATTCCGCAATTTGTTTTACAAGAGTTGCAGTATCTTGCCGATACAGCCAATGACCAAAAACGAGTGCGGGGTCGTCGCGGCTTAGATATCCTCAAACGGATGCAACAAGAGTATCCCGAACGAATTGTGATTAACAGTTCGGATTATGACGATGTTTATACCGTTGATGCTAAATTGGTGCGCTTTACTCAAGAAATTAATGGGGTTTTACTCACCAATGATTACAACTTGAATAAAGTCGCTGACTTACAGAAAGTATCGGTGCTCAATGTTAATGATTTAGCCCAAGCGGTTCGTCCCATCTATCTTCCCGGGGATACACTGGAGTTAAAAATTCTCAAACAGGGCAAAGAACCCGAACAGGGTGTCGGCTATCTAGAAGATGGCACAATGGTCGTTGTAGAAGAGGGACAAGAGTATGTCGGGGGAGAACTACCCGTCGTGGTCACTTCTGCTTTGCAAACGTCTGCGGGGCGGATGATTTTTGCTAAACCGCAAACTTCAGTGCCTGCCTAG
- a CDS encoding coproporphyrinogen III oxidase, translating to MILPTSSAYIHIPFCRRRCYYCDFPISVIGDGGGTLNRAQAMARYVTRLCQEIRLTAHWFPTASLNTVFFGGGTPSLLPVSELEKILATLDHSFSIAKDAEISIEIDPQTFDLEQLKAYQQLGINRYSLGVQAFQDELLAQMGRTHRVDDIHRAIAQFEQLGIANFSLDLISGLPQQTLEQWDATLDQAITLSPPHLSCYDLIIEPGTAFERQAEAGKLPLPPDETAAEMYRLTQQKLTTAGYTHYEISNYAYPDSQCRHNRVYWENQAYYGFGMGAASFLGGQRLTRPRTRREYASWVETLSDPNHELHQTTHLDPDDQLLEILMLGLRLTEGIDLSAIAHQFGSEKVQYLIQILEPYIERNWVILGHANHHHWGHLQLADPEGLLFSNTILAHLFSAFSDETA from the coding sequence ATGATTTTGCCAACAAGTTCCGCTTATATTCACATTCCGTTTTGCCGTCGTCGCTGCTATTACTGCGATTTCCCAATTAGTGTGATTGGGGATGGCGGAGGAACGCTGAACCGGGCTCAGGCAATGGCACGATATGTCACCCGATTATGTCAAGAAATTCGTTTGACGGCTCATTGGTTTCCGACTGCAAGTTTGAACACGGTTTTTTTTGGTGGGGGAACCCCTTCTTTGTTACCCGTATCGGAACTGGAGAAAATTTTGGCGACTTTAGATCACTCTTTTTCCATCGCTAAAGATGCAGAAATTTCCATCGAAATTGATCCGCAAACCTTTGATCTTGAGCAACTAAAGGCTTATCAGCAGCTGGGGATTAACCGCTACAGTTTAGGCGTACAAGCGTTTCAAGATGAATTATTAGCCCAAATGGGACGAACGCATCGGGTTGATGATATTCATCGCGCGATCGCGCAATTTGAACAATTAGGGATTGCGAACTTTAGCCTCGATTTAATCTCCGGTTTACCCCAACAAACCCTTGAGCAATGGGACGCTACCCTTGACCAAGCCATTACGTTATCTCCCCCTCATCTTTCTTGTTATGACTTGATTATTGAACCGGGAACTGCCTTTGAACGGCAAGCGGAAGCCGGGAAATTACCTTTACCCCCCGATGAAACCGCTGCCGAAATGTATCGTCTAACTCAGCAAAAATTAACCACTGCTGGCTACACCCACTACGAAATTAGTAATTATGCTTACCCAGACTCCCAATGTCGCCATAATCGAGTGTACTGGGAGAATCAGGCTTATTATGGGTTCGGTATGGGGGCAGCCAGTTTTTTAGGCGGACAACGTTTGACTCGACCGCGCACGCGCCGTGAGTATGCGAGTTGGGTTGAAACCTTGAGCGATCCTAATCATGAGTTGCATCAAACGACCCATCTTGATCCTGATGATCAACTATTGGAAATTTTGATGCTGGGTTTAAGATTAACTGAAGGGATTGACTTAAGCGCGATCGCGCACCAGTTTGGTTCAGAAAAAGTCCAATATCTGATTCAGATTTTGGAACCTTACATAGAGCGCAACTGGGTAATTTTAGGTCACGCCAATCATCATCATTGGGGACACTTACAACTGGCTGATCCCGAAGGGCTCTTATTTTCAAATACCATTTTGGCGCACTTATTTAGCGCGTTTTCTGATGAAACGGCTTAA
- a CDS encoding thioredoxin fold domain-containing protein, whose product MFKTIVPRQRFSAFALVCMVALACWLWLMPSAIAGLDDDRYDGNIFALYAGNGSLVPPRVSLAESMKGGKPSLLVFYLEDSKDCKAFSVTVSELQRYYGRAASFIPINVDMLRDQDEFQPTEAGYYYRGLVPQTVIIDQQGEVAFNEVGQVSFERIDDAFREVFDLLPRSKSKELKRRSLNNINVGLEESDKEE is encoded by the coding sequence ATGTTTAAAACAATTGTTCCTCGTCAACGCTTTTCTGCATTTGCGCTAGTTTGTATGGTCGCTCTTGCTTGCTGGCTTTGGTTAATGCCGAGCGCGATCGCGGGATTAGATGATGATCGTTATGATGGCAATATCTTTGCGTTGTATGCTGGTAATGGTTCGTTAGTTCCCCCCCGCGTTTCTCTGGCTGAGTCGATGAAAGGGGGAAAACCGAGTTTGCTGGTGTTTTATTTGGAAGATAGCAAAGACTGCAAAGCCTTTTCCGTAACGGTTTCTGAGTTACAACGCTATTATGGGCGAGCCGCCAGTTTTATTCCGATTAATGTCGATATGTTAAGGGATCAAGACGAATTCCAGCCCACAGAAGCGGGTTACTATTATCGTGGACTGGTTCCGCAAACAGTGATTATTGACCAACAAGGAGAGGTTGCTTTTAATGAAGTGGGACAAGTCAGTTTTGAGCGGATTGATGATGCTTTTCGTGAGGTGTTTGACTTATTGCCTCGTTCTAAATCAAAAGAATTAAAGCGTCGCTCATTGAATAATATCAATGTGGGCTTAGAAGAGTCCGACAAAGAAGAGTAA